The Apostichopus japonicus isolate 1M-3 chromosome 6, ASM3797524v1, whole genome shotgun sequence genome contains a region encoding:
- the LOC139968700 gene encoding uncharacterized protein, whose product MASSKDGKVPGLESATAGDVIDAPVRVFLWMVPRTCSTVITKCMSFVDDCVVWMEPYCMCHLNETEFNPEFKKDDPDMMKYNERRATLMQSGEIQQLLAQIQQKAALLPNLNDQTNFTHSWVQEQLSQDEPSKKVIFVKDETFAIVSREEFLPKVPFRHTFLIRHPREVFVSYRKMVAETGNFGLIKEEDCDPVRDGPTLPAKEFYKTQLDMLNYVTKNIEPNPIVIDAHDFLSNPKAMLSKYFEMLEIPFKDSFLSWEGDMSHVETKFRGSPMGVVAVAEKDTLKKAFTSTSFKPPKYPRGVVADDVKFTPELEKLIEDAMPYYEEMFSKRLVLED is encoded by the exons ATGGCTTCCAGTAAAGACGGAAAAGTTCCTGGCCTCGAGAGTGCTACTGCAGGTGACGTCATCGACGCACCAGTAAGGGTATTCTTATGGATGGTACCGCGTACGTGCAGTACTGTCATAACCAAATGTATGTCCTTTGTAGACGACTGTGTGGTCTGGATGGAACCATATTGCATGTGTCACCTTAATGAAACCGAATTCAATCCAGAATTCAAGAAAGATGATCCGGATATGATGAAATACAATGAGCGAAGGGCAACACTCATGCAGTCCGGAGAAATTCAACAACTATTGGCCCAAATCCAACAAAAAGCCGCCCTTCTACCGAATCTTAATGACCAAACTAACTTTAC TCACTCGTGGGTTCAGGAGCAACTATCTCAAGATGAACCGAGTAAAAAGGTCATCTTTGTGAAAGATGAAACATTTGCAATCGTTTCCCGAGAAGAATTTCTCCCAAAAGTTCCATTTCGTCACACTTTTCTTATACGTCATCCACGTGAAGTATTTGTTTCCTATCGTAAGATGGTCGCCGAAACGGGCAACTTTGGGTTAATTAAGGAGGAAGATTGTGACCCAGTCAGGGATGGCCCAACATTACCAGCAAAAGAATTCTACAAAACCCAGCTGGACATGCTCAATTACGTCACGAAAAATATCGAGCCTAACCCGATCGTCATCGACGCCCACGACTTCCTTAGCAACCCAAAGGCGATGCTCTCGAAATATTTCGAAATGCTGGAAATCCCGTTCAAAGATTCATTTCTTAGTTGGGAAGGGGATATGAGTCACGTGGAAACGAAATTTAGAGGGTCACCGATGGGTGTTGTAGCCGTTGCAGAGAAAGATACCCTGAAGAAAGCTTTTACCTCCACTAGCTTCAAACCGCCGAAATATCCTAGAGGTGTTGTTGCTGATGATGTCAAATTTACACCAGAATTGGAGAAGTTAATTGAAGACGCAATGCCGTATTACGAAGAAATGTTTTCGAAACGGCTGGTGTTGGAAGACTAA
- the LOC139968702 gene encoding uncharacterized protein codes for MKDSSLSLKNAPLKRKESILQKDVFKRPCKGELNFLPVIPSTEDDTSLKRHKETMKKEMSKKRAKNLILIEKLMDKTYPQRRAYLTNKPLVKDLLQEYPALLLTEEISNEMTRLVNIDCTKKVSKFPRLAKSITLLGRCYLKSVKSGPKHDKIKEILHRCDRNIRSSEVDRREEQNKAGLQLLPLLLRENEEDFLSYTNTSNEFQKIAESVSTPTVIISESTCAIAAESQVLKEGDSVDSLIHLISMFYCVNIEYPRSCNCTLTYVQKEIFEITDNKKVPAKLITFVTKVASQ; via the exons ATGAAAGATTCAAGTCTCTCATTAAAAAATGCGCCTcttaaaagaaaagagagcattCTACAAAAGGATGTTTTCAAGAGGCCCTGCAAAGGGGAATTAAATTTCCTGCCAGTGATACCATCCACTGAAGATGATACCTCTCTGAAAAGACATAAAGAAACCATGAAAAAGGAGATGTCTAAGAAACGGGCCAAAAACTTGATTTTGATCGAGAAACTTATGGATAAAACATATCCACAACGAAGGGCATATTTAACCAATAAACCACTTGTTAAAGACTTACTTCAAGAGTATCCTGCTCTTCTGCTAACAGAAGAAATTAGCAATGAGATGACTCGTTTGGTGAACATTGATTGTACCAAGAAAGTATCAAAGTTTCCTAGATTGGCCAAAAGTATCACCTTACTGGGAAGATGCTACCTGAAGAGTGTCAAGAGTGGTCCTAAACATGACAAGATCAAAGAAATTCTACACAGGTGTGACAG GAATATTAGAAGCTCTGAGGTAGACAGAAGAGAGGAACAGAATAAAGCAGGATTACAGTTGCTACCATTGCTGCTACGGGAAAATGAAGAAGACTTCCTTTCCTACACAAAT acTTCAAACGAATTTCAAAAGATTGCAGAGTCAGTGTCAACCCCAACAGTTATAATCAGTGAAAGTACATGTGCCATTGCTGCTGAGTCCCAAGTGCTCAAGGAAGGTGATTCTGTGGACAGTCTCATTCATCTCATCAGTATGTTTTATTGTGTCAATATTGAATACCCGAGATCATGTAACTGTACATTGACATATGTACAAAAGGAGATTTTTGAAATCACTGACAATAAAAAGGTACCAGCTAAGTTGATAACCTTTGTAACAAAAGTCGCTAGCCAATAG
- the LOC139968699 gene encoding uncharacterized protein, whose translation MDLSVVIVWLVMLINGPSYASDPCKDFSNRGLEMVPAPSISCRNTRKLNLSRNSIPEIHAGNFDGYHQLSILDLSYNEIAEIGPGAFRGLYALSDLTLSHNPLKQLRRSSFFNLSAKFISCKGSSLEWIESEIFSRDLLYLNLADNRLSYLPKKTLHKVVNIHSIDISNNELEIVHSETFQTNKVIREIHLNDNNLPMLPEDIFYGLEELENVDISNNPLLNAFSLRVTSPNLTITICSNSCDLDHLPNVTLTTEKGSVQTYFQGHDKVGETFDTVDMKVLNGEPEIVGTKGATEKSLKQSSSQTQPDVTFLPTNSSPKRDDSRNFPWIVIVLIAFLVSVVGNVVQLYYRWKARHR comes from the coding sequence ATGGATTTGTCAGTCGTGATTGTTTGGCTCGTAATGCTGATCAATGGACCTTCATATGCATCTGATCCTTGCAAGGATTTTTCTAATCGTGGATTAGAAATGGTACCGGCTCCTTCGATAAGTTGCAGAAATACGCGGAAACTGAACCTCTCTAGAAACAGCATACCAGAGATTCACGCTGGAAATTTTGATGGTTACCATCAGCTTTCGATATTGGACCTTTCGTACAATGAAATCGCCGAAATTGGTCCCGGGGCCTTCAGAGGTCTCTATGCTCTTAGTGATCTTACCCTGTCACACAATCCATTGAAACAACTTCGCCGTTCTTCATTTTTCAATCTCTCCGCCAAATTCATATCGTGTAAAGGATCATCCTTGGAATGGATAGAGTCTGAAATTTTCTCGCGCGACCTTCTCTATCTAAATCTGGCTGATAATCGTCTATCTTACTTACCGAAGAAGACCCTACACAAGGTGGTTAACATTCACAGCATAGACATCAGCAATAATGAGTTGGAAATAGTGCACAGCGAGACGTTTCAAACAAATAAGGTCATCAGAGAAATACATCTAAATGACAATAACCTACCAATGCTTCCTGAAGATATATTCTATGGACTTGAAGAATTGGAAAATGTTGATATCTCCAACAATCCGCTGTTGAACGCGTTCTCGCTCCGTGTAACATCACCAAACCTTACGATCACAATTTGCTCAAATTCATGTGATCTGGATCATCTTCCGAATGTGACACTGACCACGGAGAAAGGTTCAGTTCAAACATACTTTCAAGGACATGATAAAGTGGGTGAAACATTCGACACCGTCGATATGAAAGTCCTGAATGGAGAACCGGAGATTGTTGGCACAAAGGGAGCGACTGAAAAGAGTCTAAAGCAAAGTTCCAGTCAAACGCAGCCTGATGTTACTTTTTTACCGACTAATTCGTCACCAAAGAGGGATGATTCCAGGAATTTTCCGTGGATCGTGATTGTCCTTATCGCATTCCTAGTTTCCGTAGTCGGAAATGTGGTTCAGTTGTATTACAGATGGAAAGCACGTCACCGATGA